The region ATCCAACAGATCagtcagtggaaaaaaaaaaaaaaatttagtttcATGTTCTGTAgagactgccacctgctggataagGTGCTCACTTTCAcctgaaaaaaatgaattaagatagcagttacatggagaaatatgattAAATCCACAGCAGAACCAGAACGTAAATCCAGCATTTAAGAATGGACAAAAACTTTTCTTCTGTACTGCAGATTAGTGACTCACCACTGACACAGATCAAATGTTCTGGAGTGAATTATGTTccatgctgccacctgctggaaccTAAAATAATAGGCTGCAGTCAGTACACAGCATGTACATGCATGGCATGTATGTGCACTAGCATGTGCGTTGTTTATTAGCATTAGCCCGTTAAGATGAATTTGCGTCACTCCACATTTGTTTCCTGTCCAGAACATAGCTAAGCCCATCTTTTGTGTGTTTGATTTTTCTACAATAACTGAAAGTGGCTAAAACTAAAACAATGTTGTTTTTTATTGACTGTGTTGTTGCCTAGGCGATGACCTTTTATTTTGGCTGCAGTCATGTGGAGCTGCTGTTCAGCAGTTTGGTCATCAACTCAGCTGGAGGTCAGAACTCgtcctctgtgtctctctgccatCTTTTAGACAAGTGCTTTACTCCCCCATGTACTGAAGACAGGCTGATGGACCGCCCAAAAAATAATATtcattttttacttttacttttttttttttgatccaaagaaaattctttttagttttatttgttttgattGTCAAATGTGTTATCATAACTTCATTTAATGGGTGAATTGTAATAGCAGACAAAACCTCAGGCACTCCCCTATGGTTAATAATAAATGCTGAAGTTAATTCAGCCAAAATGAGCATTTATTTGTTTACTCAAAACAATGAATCACTTTTTTGTGGACAAGGGGCTGGGATTGGGGAttctgatattattattattattattttaattaaataattttcTTTGCTCTGTatcttttttttgtaaattatattttctgaATACTTTTTCCTCAATCATTTTCACTGTCTAAGGATCACAGAGAGGACTGCTGATTGTTTCTTGACATTAATGCTAATTTATTTTGGTCCAATCAGAGATGGTTGCTGCGTGTATTGGTGTTTTCCTGTTGGCTGTCTTCTATGAGGGGCTGAAAATTGGCCGTGAGATTCTGCTGCGCCGCAGTCAGGTCAACGTGCGCTACAACTCGATGCCTCTGCCAGGAAGTGACGGCACAGTGCTGATGGAGACACACAAGACGGTCGGGTAGGTCACTAATGCTAACAAGCAGCTAGCTGctggtttaataaaaaaaaaaaaaaaatctcaacttGTTTGATTGAAAAAGTTCCTGAGAAGTAAATCTGAatgtcacactcactcatcactcattttcaactgcttagtccacttaagggtcatggggagctggagcctatcccagcagtcatagattgCAAGgcggggccacatatagacaaacaaacacattcacacctgcatgcacacttatggacaatttaaaatttacaatccacctaacctaacTGAATGTCGATCATTTTTGAAAATGAGCTTAGACTGATTTTTATTCAATTTAAAATGATGTAGtacttttgtttatttattattgttggcAGGCTGTATCCCAGTTCAGGGACTGCATCCTTCTAAGGCTGTGTCCTTGAAGATCTAACCTTTCGAGACCACAGAGATCGAACAAACAGCTTTGAAATGAGACTGTGTATTCATGGAGCATTTAGCTATTGCATCATGAGCTTATCGCCACGCTACAACTGTCGCCTGGCAACCCTGGCAGTTATGTGTAACAAGCTAGTGTTGTGGGCGTAACCCGTAGTTTAATAATAGTTTTTCAGAATTTTGTATGCTTTATTTATAAATATTACTTATGTACAGGTGTACATGTGGAGCCTGAAAGagtcccttttttcttttttttttaattctgcaatgactcatgggattgtttgggaCATGAAGGATACACCTGTTGTATCCTTCCTTTTCAGGGGAAAGAAGGCTCCAAAAGTCGACTGCTTTACAAGCAGCCTTTGAAGTGGGACAGCCTAATAGCGCCACTTACAATGTAAACAACGGATGATTTCAGCCTCTGAAGTGTGCAGCTGCTGAAGAGGAACCCGGTCGTTAGCATCTGTGTTGTTTCCTCCgccaaaaaatgtctttaaactcATTTATTCAAAAaatggaaaggaaaaaaaaaaaaacagtctgtttAGCAACAGTTTCAAATTAGCAACAAAATTAATACAATTAAATTGTTTTAAATTAacatgagcaggggtggtgggcaAGTGGTTAAAGCACTTGGTttgagtgcagaaggttccaggttcaaatcccacccctgccacatttctctatgtaatgtggagttgcgtcaggaagggcatccggcataaaatctgtgccaattcaacatgcagatccaccttggaattGCTGTGGCTACCCCgagcgcaaacaagggagcagccgaagggacttacttactagttttaaattaacattaaacaacaacaaaaaaaatgatagATAATTAAAATCTATATAACACCAACAGAACTTTAATTCTTGACTTTTGTCAGAAGTGAATTTTAGTTGAAACAGGAATTCTGATTCATGTTTCAGTTTCCTGTAAACTACGGGTTATGTAGGAAGCGCTGGTGAACAGGTTTTGCAGCAACATTTCAAATCACCTAtcaattaccgtattttctgcaccataaggcgcaccagattataaggcgcggcctcaattagcgggtacttaacccttacaaaaggcgcaccggattataaggcgcggcctcaattagcgggtacttaacccttacaaaaggcgcacgctaaaacatatagtctacaaaaaaaaaaaaggtcacggaagcaaaacggtgagtttattttaactttttaacaactttgaactaccggtatttaacaatatggtactcacattattttttattatggttctgtcacaaatccatctaagtcttcatcttctgtgtctgaattgaacagctggtcttctagctgtggccacctcgctttgtttctgcggaaactccatttggtctttttaacttggcgcacttcattttcttgtttcctctcacagctgctctattcccatgaacaaccgcgtaactgatagcttgcagtttgaattgtgcctcgtaagcatgtctcttcgctggcaccATTttcggggtccttagacaaacatgttgttttgcaggatacctgtagtatacggtaactaccggaggagtggtggaggtaagtgtacgtaccacagactcacggactcttctctgattggtttatcgctggcagcgtacgtactctacgctaccagcgtacgtactttacgtattacgtaatgttctccaattggtttatcgctgccagggtacgtactctactctgctagcgtacgtactttacgtattacgtccttgtgtcagcgggaaatggtccgatattccgacggtcaaagacaacattggtcgtttttacagattttggaattcagtgcgcacataaggcgcaccggattatagggcgcacggccgatttttgtgaaaatttaaggcttttaggtgcaccttatggtgcggaaaatatggtaatcaACATGTATTGTGCAATtgacaattttgaaatgttcaaaaaatctttcctgcataaatgttgtgctacgtggcacgatctgctcaccaacacgacatgcagctcatcaagtggagtaaagaagaagtgaacagagtgagtgattgtgtcagcggatcgcgtcggagcgcagctcgtctaaaggattataacgagatgttaaatctatcacaaacatactttaatagccacagacaagaaggaaagaacatgcaactgttttaccaagccatgacaatgtaaacatgacaaataattacctttttagacggctcaaaatgcttttgtCCAGCGCGTGCATGAACGGTGttgctggagcagtcctctgtgattcaggaagcaattagagccattttcaacagacaacttgcagagaaaatgattaatccgctatgaaataaatattttacatACGCAGCGTGGcaggcagtggaacaaagcacggcgtccagctgggatcacaACGGGTGGGATCGCCACAACAacgtgtgtgcaagtgcgtgaatcaaggtCATGTtcgtgtcagtgggcctttagTCTTACAAAAACAAATAGTAAATTCCACAGCTGGGATTAGAAATTGATTGTATTAAAGTCCATGTTGATAAAGtactaaaaataaaacattttacgCAACATCCATGACAATGATGCAAAAACAACTTAAATCTGTCAGTGGTGATGGTGAGACTGATAAATATCTGAAGTGACATTTAGATGAATGGTGTGTTTTCTTTGGTTATAGAACTCATCCCTTTGTGTCTGATAAAGTGTTTGTTTGCTCTTGCGGCTTTGTTGCAGCTCAGCAGTGAAACAGATCCTTAAATAAACCAAACATATATTTCAGTAAATGAGCGAAACACTCGTTAGGCCACAAAGAATCAAAGCTGCTGCTGTTGTGATGAAATGACATGACTCCAAATAAAGAAATGAGAGAAAGCAGAAAAACTAAAGGCTACACTGATGTCATGTGTTCACATTAGCCAGTCAGCTGACAGAGCAAAGACAGAACTTCCTGCCTCACTCAAGTCCCACCTCTCAGCACTGTTTCCCAGGTAAAATGTCACATTTCtggtggtggtggtttctgtctcaaACCAGGCGTTTTGTATATTAGCTCTCTTGTTTTTGCATTTaaaagttgtctttttttttttttttactagaatgaaaaaatgaaaacgtGACTGACTGAAAATGACTTTACGAGGTTCAGGGTTAAATATTTTCTGTTTCATTGTCAAAATGATTTGAGACAAAATCTACACTGATAAACAATTCTTTAATATTTGAAAAACTTtgtaattataattttttttcagcTGATATCGATGATGTCATCACATCATTATAAAAAAACGTTCCTTTTTTTAACCGGTCATTCAGTTTTATTTCTGGGACTAAGTTCACGCTGGATCGCGCTTGAGTGCATTACACCCCCAAAGTCTAGTTTGTGACTTGCAGAGGTGGTCTGGGGAGCGGTCCAGCTGGACTCGGCTGTATGTAGCGTGATCATAAACAACACCAGAACACTAATGTTGTGTCACTGACACGAATGTTCAGTTTAAGTTAATGTTATTATTGCTACTTGGATAATACAGTCTTTGGCTTAACAACATTTGGATTACAAATGAGTCTGGTTTCTCACCTTGATGAACGTGAATCGTGGTCAGTGAGCAAAGCTGTGAAATCCTCTGTCATCATCTGCCACTGTAAAAATCTTGTAGTCTGTGCTTTATGATTAATTGATAAAGCCTTTATTGTATAATTTAGTCAGAGGGACACGTACTTGTATATGCATTGAAGTCATTATTATAGAAATCCTCAGTTTTTGTCATGTACAAATGCTTTGTTTTCTCACCTTTTTCATCTCAGAAAATGCTGCGTCACTCTGAAACACTGTTGGTGCAGTAACAGATCAGCTTTCCGTTCATCAGCACGTGAGGAAAATAACTCTGCAAGCTTAATACAAAGCAGTTTGTTGCCCCACCCACTTCAGTAGACTGGGGAATTGCGATTGTATTTGTTCTTTTTCAGTGGTTTGAATTTCATACTGTCTCATAGTTGGACCAGACTCATGAATCCAAGTCTCATCAGGAATGAGTTCCTCACCCCTTTCCAGGAAAAGATCTTTTCAGGCACTTTAAAGCTGCACAGAAAGTTTAGCTTGTAGAGGACAGTCTGATTGGATGACTGGGGGTTATGGCTCCGTCCTTCATCAAACCGACGACTTTTTATGAAATGTTTTTGTATTAAATATTGTCAGGTTGCATTAAAATGCCTCCATGCTAATGCTAAGCGTATGACATTTGTCTTCCTAGGCAGCGGATGTTGAGCCCTGCCCACTTCCTGCAGACACTGCTTCACATCATCCAGGTGGTCGTCAGCTACTTCCTGATGCTTGTCTTCATGACGTACAATGGTTACCTCTGTGTGGCCGTGGCAGCAGGCGCGGGTATGGGCTACTTCCTGTTTAGCTGGCAGAAGGCAGTGGTGGTCGACATCACAGAACACTGCCACTAGCTAGCATGTTGTTCAGCCAAACTTTACTGTAACACGATTGCTAGCCAAATACACATGGTTGCTAACATAACAAACAGAGATGCTAAACTGTAACCTTGGTGACACCAAACACTAGCTGCTGTATTAACAGTTAATTATCTTACACTGTAACTATTTTTCCAGGTAGCCAAtcagagctcagctcagaagcaTCTGATTGGTCAAAACATAAACCTTTTATATTGTGCCAATATTAGTTGCTACTAGCTGAATCATTAGCGTGTAGCTTTTGTTAGCAATCATGAAGTTTtagaattttaatttaatttagacgACCAGTATTTCATAAATAACATTAAATAATTCATGTGCACAATGTAAATAAAATTCTGAGCTGTCAGTTATTTTAATTTATACAGTTCGattcaaatagttttttttttttttttgctaaattttatagttgacccccccccccccccaagcctaAAATTTAGACACCTGCTGCCTTAATGTCCACTTAAAGTGTGCTGGTTTTGATATTTATTTTCAGTTGCTCTTTATGTAAATGTAGGTTTTGTGTTACTGAGTCACACTGAGGTGGGCGGAACCTCCCCCCTGGACCAATTGGGATtcaggtactttttttttttaatctccatgtCACACTTTTGATTAGAAATTAGAAATTATTTTAACCATGTGATGGACAAAACTGGGTGTGGCttgacctgcttttttttttttttttttttataaaactgggtAATGTGACACAGTTAACTATGACAGCATCAGGTTAAAGATcagcagcagcagaggtggagcCAGAAATGAACTTATGTGCTGGGTCTCAGTCACTTAATGGTCATCAGTTAAAGTTCTGATGGTTCTGACTCATTTTGCCCCGTAAAGTCCAACTAGCATCTTTCAAACCATAAcaactgatgtgatttttttttttttttttaaatacatttactcTGACAAAATTCTGAAAACGTTTAACGTCTTTTCCAGCTGATGAAAGTTTGGAGCCAAAAATATCTAACTTTATTGTGCTTGTCACTttaaatgcagaagagctgatgtTAGACACATCCTGACCACATCTTTCTCAATCATTGACCGTGTCTTGCTCTGATTTTGAGAATGAAATTAGACTTTTGTGTGATCATAggaacatttttacatttacttaCTGTGAATTTTTGTTAATGACTTTAATGAATGAATTTTGCGGTTTAAAGCAGCATGAAGGAAAAAAGATGTTTGTCATAAATGCTGGAATCAAACTGAATAAACTGTTAAGAAGCTCATTCTTCTTAAGAATCACTTCATGTGTCCAAAATTGTCTAAAGGAAGTAGCTATCCCCCCCAATCTATCCATGATTGTTTTAATGATCTTTGAGAAAATAAATGACTTTCACAGTAACAAATCATTTTATTTTGAAGGTCACCTGCAAGTTGTCACAACCACGGTTCAATCCATCCACACCTGCTCACACGCAGTACAGTTTTCACTTATGGAATGGAAACATGACACTTAATTCAGTTATTGtcctggcaacatgacacttaactaaactgactaaaccaattgaaaacacaaatcaataacactaaccactgttaaactaacatgaaccacaataacaactttAAATCCCCAAAACCCCGgactctcatggtgcattgcagcacaatgtccattgttcactgttgttagctaatatccctaacttctccaaaaatattagtcctttccattttcgcagtgttcatccttgacccaaaatataagcataccaaatgacaaatgccagctctccctggtttctccatgatcaaagccatacacatagacacacacacagaggccacatggccattataatatagatggcATCCTTCATCagctgacaatgtttgatccggatctgattcagattacagatgttgtggccatttaaattttatatcttaatcaaacgtaccccaatcacactgatatttgaaagacaaagctggatccagatctgatctggattgtggattttgaggacacttgaatttaatattgaaaagcccacaaACTGATAATCGGCCCAGCCGATTATCGTCTAGctctacattttacattatatctcaatcgaaagtgcctcagtcactctcatttttctgttatggatttacctacaccaccaaaattgcatTGAAGTTCCAACTTTATgcctgtctatcttccagttatcagtcagaaaccaaatgccaaaaagtaatgacaaattgtacatagCAGAGATAAGTTATGTGAAAATtacctgaaaaagaattcagaaaccaaaaaagttgagagaaaaaaaaaacccaacttgacACCACCACAAAATACATCAAGTGCATTAACTAAATACATAGTCCTgaacagtgatgccagtaacgcgttactctaatctgaccgcttttttttagtaacgagtaatctaacgcgttaatctttacaaatcagtaatcagattaaagttacttctccgagtcactgtgcattactattatttttgcattgtgggtcgatagcagcattaaacttggtccgtgggcagggggtcggggttcgactgaactgcccactttaagcaagctgtgagcttttcatccgcgttttgttttgtttttttgcaacagctacgactcgtcctcacctcttaatgcGTGGTGACAATAGCACACCTGCActaagctttacaaagacatttttatgctttttttttttctccgagccgctccgtatctactGCTAAAATCAGCTGAATCTCTGCAacacatcaacaactaacactattttccactcaaatgcacctaaactctctttctgaggaccacatgatgtgaaaacgcaataaaactttcttacctgtaaatctggtcatgttttctgcataaataaatgttatccattctttgtgctcaaacgccaaagcaggggcgaatccagatggaatgggggcatggggcagggatgtgcccccccacaacaccgctagattaaaggtccagttttgaagccggttttttactacaactacttaaaataataataatttcgacaagtaaaacgtttagagagaatttaaatgttagaaaaatgttagaaagaatttaagttacatttataaacaatgtaagtTAGAaattgctgtcaacagttaaatatgaggtcaagaaagaggtctttattttactttttataaaacaagtatttattttcattgaagtcaagaaagggtgactataaagtgagttttggcaaaacaggtatcattgtcatgttgaggtggcagagggttgttgtcggcagctggggaaagtaacttaaaacgtaactagtaatctaacttagttacttttacaattgagtaatcagtaaagtaactaagttactttttcaaggagtaatcagtaattggattacgttttcaaagtaactgtggcaacactggtcctgacatttgatcacatctaatttagcttataaaaaaccacttctaacaggactttgactgtGAATATTTTTtccccaaggtaaaattttgtggaattggaaactagtgtttgttggcggaggtttgcgcagtgctctagtttataTTGAGGATTAACAGCTATTAAAACTAATGAACTGATTTGTTTTAAAGTATCAATATCTGAATATTGTTGAATGTTCTTTAATACTGTATTGTTTGCaagtatgtatatataatataaaaatttcaaatatTCAAGCAAATTGTAATAAAGACAAACCTTGAGCAATAGTGTACCATTTTACAGGAAAAACTTAATACATATTTTAGAAAGTACAAAACTtttacacattttctctctctctctctcttacaaaaCATTCTATtccacacagaatttttttttttttaactatcacATTAAatatgcctaaaacatttgcatgttGCTGCATGCCAGCACAGATCAAAATAGCGACTGGGGGCAGTGTGGTGTGATGTGCCCACAGATATGAGTACTACAGAGCACAGTCGCACTGAGGCACGCCTCAGTGTCGCAGTCCgaacggtctcccctaaaaattggtctgccctgcctttactgcgaatgcgtcattttggaccacagcagcacatctgagactgtctctctacacccaaagcgatcaaagggaataacgtgattattaaccatcagatgacaaggtaaaacttcttaaatcattctaagtcAGTTAAGCAGAAAATGAAGCGATAATTGGCAAGTTgttactgatgctctgaaatgacgtaggcaccGCAGCAGCTGTTGTGACGCTCGGATCATTCCCCCGTTTTTTAGGATgagataatgctgaatttatgtggaaatgattgttgtccaaaagcttcagatatctgtcgctgagatagatgatgactgcagtgcagtttgaagcagaaaccaggtgataattggtgaatcactgacgctcagaaatgacgctgctgatctccaaaatgatgcatgggcaatgtaggcagggcagaccgatttttaggggagactgttcagtctgtgacaccggcaagGGGACATGCTCTCCATTTTGAAGCCAGGCAACTCGGTGGCCAGCACGCGCTCATCTCATAAAGAAACAGCTGgaaaatgctggaaagctgctCATGTTGGCAATGCTGCAAccagaggaagaagggagacatttccttccataagtaagtaattttggttattcttgttgcTTTTTCTGTGACTTTTGGGCAATAAACTAGTGTATCTTGCAGAGCGTCATGCCTGGGCAATGCATGAATATGAAGTTCTATACCATGTATATACAGTATTGACTCATGAATGATCATCTGCAAAAGCACTGATTATTGGATTTTTACTGTAACTTTTGAAGAGCCTGTACCCAATTTGAGGACTGAGAAACCACATGGAATGGAATTTTATTCAAACCTTAATTCAGTATGATACAAAAATGGATTTACCATGTGGAATTAATGTGGCCTGTGTGCCCAGCCTAGATTGTGTGTATGGCGATATTGTGCCTTATGTCTGCAGAATTCAGAAGCTGAATCATATCCGATCTGtgta is a window of Thalassophryne amazonica chromosome 17, fThaAma1.1, whole genome shotgun sequence DNA encoding:
- the slc31a1 gene encoding high affinity copper uptake protein 1 isoform X2, translated to MNHSLMVTDSGNHHHQHITPPPVTTHHHGGGSDGNHGGGSDGNHGGMAMTFYFGCSHVELLFSSLVINSAGEMVAACIGVFLLAVFYEGLKIGREILLRRSQVNVRYNSMPLPGSDGTVLMETHKTVGQSADRAKTELPASLKSHLSALFPRKCCVTLKHCWCSNRSAFRSSAREENNSASLIQSSLLPHPLQ
- the slc31a1 gene encoding high affinity copper uptake protein 1 isoform X1; its protein translation is MNHSLMVTDSGNHHHQHITPPPVTTHHHGGGSDGNHGGGSDGNHGGMAMTFYFGCSHVELLFSSLVINSAGEMVAACIGVFLLAVFYEGLKIGREILLRRSQVNVRYNSMPLPGSDGTVLMETHKTVGQRMLSPAHFLQTLLHIIQVVVSYFLMLVFMTYNGYLCVAVAAGAGMGYFLFSWQKAVVVDITEHCH